From the Fibrobacter sp. UWR3 genome, one window contains:
- a CDS encoding DNA gyrase/topoisomerase IV subunit A, with translation MDEEQKTLGLSNVNHLEKLYNGWFLDYASYTILDRAVPYFEDGLKPVQRRILHTMYEMNDGSFHKVAGIVGDTMHYHPHGDASIYTALVNMGQKNLLIEPQGNWGNPLTGDEAAAPRYIEGKLSDFALDVMFNPETTEWIPNYDGRSKEPVTLPAKFPILLAQGVDGIAVGLSTTILPHNFKELCQASIDYLRGRKFTLYPDFYTGGIIDVSEYNDGQRGGRLKVRAKIEKLDNKTLVIREIPFGTTTDSLIDSIVAANDKGKIKIKQIVDHTTENVEIQIHLQAGSDPQVVIDALYAFTDCQTTLAANSCVIIDKKPKFSSTTELLKLSTDHTVHLLDWELDNELKHLQDQWHMTSLEKIFIEKEVYEVIKKAKTHDEMVQLIDEGLKPYVRKLRREVTREEILKLAEIPVRRISRFDRKKADEFLEELDKKIEEVNYNKEHLTDYAVNYFKNILKKYGEGRDRKTEIGEFGQVSAVHVALANQKLYVNRKEGFLGTGMKKEEYLFDVSEYDDLIVFKADGSFKVVKVSDKDFVGKNIVLVEKFNKDDERHIYNVIHQDGKEGTAYIKRFNVGGVTRDKDYFMGKNKPGSRLLYLSSNMNGEAEVVEVTLKPRPRTKLNFEVDFSTIEVKGRGAMGNIVTKYPVKSVKRIRKGVSTLGARVLYFDAPSGLISTQKKGDRIGEFGEKDKILIVKENGTARVHDMADPILVGTGVKYVHKFDPAQVFTVLYFEGGNFNYMVKRFNLEGCPMTTEFSLISDHKDSQMIEFFATDDARQLMEYQVGREVQKEELDLTEVADIKSYKALGSKFTAKKVKRTSRITPPDTFDDGTSDDAGAEPEDPTLF, from the coding sequence ATGGACGAAGAACAGAAAACTTTAGGACTTTCGAACGTAAACCACCTGGAAAAGCTGTACAACGGCTGGTTCCTGGACTACGCGAGCTATACGATTCTCGACCGCGCCGTGCCCTACTTCGAGGACGGTTTAAAACCGGTGCAGCGCCGCATTCTGCATACCATGTACGAGATGAACGACGGCAGCTTCCACAAGGTGGCGGGCATCGTGGGCGACACCATGCACTACCACCCCCACGGCGACGCCTCCATCTACACGGCCCTCGTGAACATGGGCCAGAAGAACCTGCTTATCGAGCCGCAGGGTAACTGGGGTAACCCGCTTACGGGCGACGAGGCGGCCGCCCCGCGTTACATCGAAGGCAAACTCAGCGACTTCGCGCTCGACGTGATGTTCAACCCCGAGACTACGGAATGGATTCCGAACTACGACGGGCGTTCCAAGGAACCGGTGACGCTCCCCGCGAAGTTCCCGATTCTCCTGGCCCAGGGCGTGGACGGCATCGCGGTGGGCCTTTCCACCACCATCCTCCCCCACAATTTCAAGGAACTGTGCCAGGCGAGCATCGACTACCTGCGCGGCCGCAAGTTCACGCTTTACCCGGACTTCTACACGGGCGGCATCATCGACGTGAGCGAATACAACGACGGCCAGCGCGGCGGACGCCTCAAGGTCCGTGCGAAAATCGAGAAACTCGACAACAAGACGCTCGTCATCCGCGAAATTCCCTTCGGCACCACCACCGACAGCCTTATCGACTCCATCGTGGCGGCCAACGACAAAGGCAAAATCAAGATTAAGCAGATTGTGGACCACACCACCGAAAACGTGGAAATCCAGATCCACCTACAGGCAGGTTCCGACCCGCAAGTCGTCATCGACGCGCTCTATGCGTTTACCGACTGCCAGACGACCTTGGCCGCCAACAGCTGCGTGATTATCGACAAGAAGCCGAAATTCAGCAGCACCACCGAACTTTTGAAGCTCAGCACCGACCACACGGTGCACCTGCTGGACTGGGAACTCGACAACGAGCTCAAGCACCTGCAGGACCAGTGGCACATGACGAGCCTCGAGAAAATCTTCATCGAGAAGGAAGTCTACGAGGTCATCAAGAAGGCAAAGACCCACGACGAGATGGTCCAGCTGATTGACGAAGGCTTGAAGCCCTATGTGCGCAAGCTCCGCCGCGAAGTGACCCGCGAAGAAATCCTCAAGCTGGCCGAAATTCCGGTCCGCCGCATCAGCCGCTTTGACCGCAAGAAAGCCGACGAATTCCTCGAAGAACTCGACAAGAAGATCGAGGAAGTGAACTACAACAAGGAACACCTCACCGACTACGCCGTGAACTACTTCAAGAACATTCTGAAGAAGTACGGTGAAGGTCGCGACCGCAAGACGGAAATCGGCGAATTTGGCCAGGTGAGCGCCGTGCACGTGGCTCTCGCGAACCAGAAGCTCTACGTGAACCGCAAGGAAGGCTTCCTCGGCACGGGCATGAAGAAGGAAGAATACCTCTTCGACGTCTCCGAGTACGACGACCTCATCGTGTTCAAGGCCGACGGCAGCTTCAAGGTCGTGAAGGTCTCCGACAAGGACTTCGTGGGCAAGAACATCGTGCTCGTCGAGAAGTTCAACAAGGACGACGAACGCCACATCTACAACGTCATCCATCAGGACGGCAAGGAAGGCACGGCCTACATCAAGCGCTTCAACGTGGGTGGCGTGACCCGCGACAAGGACTACTTCATGGGCAAGAACAAGCCCGGTAGCCGCCTGCTTTACCTCTCCAGCAACATGAATGGCGAGGCCGAAGTCGTGGAAGTGACGCTCAAGCCGCGTCCGCGCACCAAGCTCAACTTCGAGGTGGATTTCAGCACCATCGAGGTGAAGGGCCGTGGCGCGATGGGCAACATCGTCACCAAGTACCCGGTCAAGAGCGTAAAGCGCATCCGCAAGGGCGTAAGCACCCTCGGCGCGCGCGTACTCTACTTCGATGCCCCCAGCGGCCTCATCAGCACGCAGAAGAAGGGCGACCGCATCGGCGAATTCGGCGAGAAGGACAAGATCCTTATCGTGAAGGAGAACGGTACAGCCCGCGTGCACGACATGGCCGACCCGATTCTCGTGGGAACCGGCGTGAAATACGTCCACAAGTTCGACCCCGCGCAGGTATTTACCGTGCTCTACTTCGAGGGCGGGAACTTCAACTACATGGTGAAGCGCTTCAACCTGGAAGGCTGCCCCATGACGACGGAATTCAGCCTCATCAGCGACCACAAGGATTCGCAGATGATTGAATTCTTCGCGACAGACGACGCACGCCAGCTCATGGAATACCAGGTGGGCCGCGAAGTCCAGAAGGAAGAACTCGACCTGACGGAAGTCGCCGACATCAAGAGCTACAAGGCGCTCGGCAGCAAATTCACCGCGAAGAAGGTCAAGCGCACGAGCCGCATCACTCCGCCGGATACTTTCGACGACGGCACGAGCGACGACGCTGGCGCCGAGCCCGAAGACCCGACGCTGTTCTAA
- a CDS encoding NAD(+)/NADH kinase, with amino-acid sequence MKKFSKIGIVGFKDKSADLANALDQIADWAATHPKVEFFALDSLKGLAKKPIHVIKESGLSRMDLLLAIGGDGTVLSAAHIALGHNIPILGVNAGRVGFLAESRVEGLAKTLDDLLAGDFSTRERMMIDAVVYRGRKVVAKQTVLNEVHVRAHMPDRMVNVNVAYNGTCLTEYWADSLLVSTPTGSTAYNLAAGGPIIHPSTPAVVLTPVAPSSLSVRPLVLSLTDKKLEIVSAVERPLDLVFDGRTAYEMKVGEKVVLSECKAVTTFIRMRHTGFVGALREKLGWTGKPRLA; translated from the coding sequence ATGAAGAAGTTTTCGAAAATTGGAATCGTCGGTTTCAAGGACAAGAGTGCCGACCTCGCGAACGCTCTCGACCAGATTGCGGATTGGGCCGCGACGCACCCGAAGGTGGAATTCTTTGCGCTTGATTCCCTGAAGGGGCTTGCCAAGAAGCCGATTCACGTGATCAAGGAATCCGGGCTTTCGCGCATGGACCTGCTTCTCGCTATCGGCGGGGACGGTACGGTGCTTTCTGCCGCGCATATCGCGCTCGGACACAACATTCCCATACTCGGAGTGAATGCGGGCCGCGTGGGGTTCCTTGCCGAAAGTCGCGTGGAAGGCCTTGCAAAAACGCTCGATGACTTGCTCGCGGGTGACTTTTCTACCCGCGAACGCATGATGATTGACGCAGTCGTTTATCGCGGTCGCAAGGTGGTCGCAAAACAGACGGTCTTGAACGAGGTCCATGTCCGCGCGCACATGCCTGACCGCATGGTGAACGTGAACGTGGCCTACAACGGCACGTGCCTTACCGAATACTGGGCTGATTCCCTGCTGGTTTCTACACCGACGGGTTCTACCGCCTATAACCTCGCGGCGGGTGGCCCTATCATCCACCCGAGCACTCCTGCCGTCGTGCTCACGCCCGTCGCTCCTAGCAGTCTCTCCGTGCGCCCGCTCGTGCTTTCGCTTACCGACAAGAAGCTTGAAATTGTCTCTGCGGTGGAGCGCCCGCTTGACCTCGTGTTCGATGGCCGTACCGCCTACGAGATGAAGGTGGGCGAGAAGGTCGTGCTGAGCGAGTGCAAGGCCGTGACGACGTTTATCCGCATGCGCCATACCGGTTTTGTGGGTGCACTCCGCGAAAAGTTAGGTTGGACGGGAAAGCCCCGCCTCGCATAA
- a CDS encoding 3-phosphoshikimate 1-carboxyvinyltransferase gives MEFALNPDRERMDLTLLMGLLVNGRTVLDDFAWASGSERFAQALAEFGLRYELHGHQLVLDGRGFQYALPSMLPYDFPEQENVLLWTLASKDSEQVYTLAAEPDRDGIEKIVAVKAMLLKYFKVNVETDAPAKFVFRFAPEEPALKKDSLGNVPFIMRNRVLLRTLVRGEYVSFEERSLVHDQWTKMLMYFGVPLRYEGRGMEQLSEFERRLMMAQGKKIERTQMTELAETRVITGRDYYVPGDTTEATAFALLTTIGKVPKGNVVKLLNVDLNSTRAGALTCLKRMGANIETVTRREKFGDVYGDVEIYPMEAGKRLQGRRFGEDTVATSLSEYAFLAVAACFAEGETILRIPKEIRSEMRVSNDFLAENLRKTGVEVGVYDDGLVIRGMETIVNGSDFDGGNSPEAGLALSVLSFALENDEPVANADAVEAIFPGVVEKLKQVLVAEAPANEGKE, from the coding sequence ATGGAATTTGCGTTGAATCCCGACAGGGAACGGATGGACCTTACGCTTTTGATGGGCCTGTTGGTAAACGGGCGCACCGTACTCGACGATTTTGCCTGGGCCAGCGGTTCAGAACGTTTTGCGCAGGCCCTCGCCGAATTCGGGCTCCGCTATGAACTGCACGGGCACCAGCTGGTGCTTGACGGCAGGGGCTTCCAGTATGCGCTCCCGTCGATGCTTCCGTATGATTTTCCGGAGCAGGAGAACGTACTTTTGTGGACGCTCGCGAGCAAGGATTCCGAGCAGGTCTATACGCTTGCAGCCGAACCCGACAGGGACGGCATCGAGAAGATTGTCGCCGTGAAGGCGATGCTCCTCAAGTATTTCAAGGTCAATGTCGAAACTGATGCTCCCGCGAAGTTCGTGTTCCGCTTTGCGCCCGAAGAACCCGCGCTCAAGAAGGATTCGCTCGGGAACGTGCCGTTTATTATGCGCAACAGGGTGCTGCTCCGCACGCTGGTGCGTGGCGAGTACGTGAGCTTCGAGGAACGTTCGCTGGTTCATGACCAGTGGACAAAGATGCTCATGTACTTTGGCGTGCCCCTCCGTTACGAGGGTCGCGGCATGGAGCAACTGAGCGAGTTCGAACGCCGCCTGATGATGGCGCAGGGCAAGAAAATTGAACGCACCCAGATGACGGAACTTGCGGAAACCCGCGTGATTACCGGGCGCGATTACTACGTGCCGGGCGATACGACCGAGGCGACGGCATTTGCCTTGCTGACGACCATCGGCAAGGTGCCCAAGGGCAATGTGGTAAAGCTTTTGAACGTGGACCTGAACAGCACCCGTGCGGGGGCGCTCACTTGCCTCAAGCGCATGGGCGCAAACATCGAGACCGTAACCCGCAGGGAAAAGTTCGGCGACGTGTATGGCGATGTGGAAATTTACCCGATGGAAGCGGGCAAGCGGCTGCAGGGCAGGCGCTTTGGCGAAGACACCGTAGCGACGTCGCTTTCGGAATATGCGTTCCTCGCGGTGGCGGCGTGCTTTGCCGAGGGCGAAACCATCCTCCGTATCCCGAAGGAAATTCGCTCCGAGATGCGCGTGTCAAACGACTTCTTGGCAGAAAACCTGCGGAAGACCGGCGTGGAAGTCGGCGTGTACGATGACGGGCTCGTTATTCGCGGGATGGAAACCATCGTGAACGGGAGCGACTTTGACGGCGGAAATTCACCCGAGGCGGGGCTTGCGCTTAGTGTGCTTTCTTTTGCCCTCGAGAACGATGAACCGGTGGCGAATGCAGATGCAGTCGAGGCGATTTTCCCGGGCGTTGTCGAAAAGCTGAAGCAGGTGCTTGTCGCTGAGGCTCCCGCGAATGAGGGCAAGGAATAG
- a CDS encoding prephenate dehydrogenase/arogenate dehydrogenase family protein, protein MMKRIALVGFGLLAGSIASALKQAKRPTVIRAVSSPATLARARELELADEFFEYAQVEEWSRDCDLILLCGPILHILKTIDALSHVKWVKEAALSNGVAGKDCVAGSNGANSIDAKLNGAACLVSDIGSTKVEICRAGSKLPAPFRFVGSHPMAGSEKRTCEFNDPAIFENAYWFVCPPEGTAENVYAPLLDLVKFLGASAVVFPPEHHDRTMAWVSHMPQMLSSTLAASIPDRLLEHNYQHYAGRAFRDMTRIAASGWAMWHDIAVTNRDETVRALTEVRDGVNATIEAMQKLDVVKDGRPAGGSFDATRGSVAGGKCADRSDSLEEIFKAGNEGRASLFAPGRNAASAFFEITVPLKDKPGALLSVLHPLAEEGLNIRDIELMKVRENVAGTLLIAFKTEDEAARAVKLLRYLGYEVKER, encoded by the coding sequence ATGATGAAGCGGATAGCCTTGGTGGGTTTTGGACTTCTGGCAGGTTCTATCGCTTCTGCACTCAAGCAGGCGAAGCGCCCGACGGTCATACGCGCGGTGAGCTCGCCCGCGACGCTTGCACGCGCCCGCGAGTTGGAACTAGCGGACGAGTTTTTTGAATACGCGCAGGTGGAAGAATGGTCCCGCGACTGCGACCTCATTTTGCTGTGTGGCCCGATTCTGCATATTTTGAAGACGATTGACGCGCTTTCGCACGTGAAGTGGGTCAAGGAGGCCGCGCTGTCTAACGGCGTTGCGGGTAAGGATTGCGTCGCGGGTTCAAACGGCGCGAATTCAATCGACGCAAAATTAAACGGCGCCGCGTGCCTCGTGAGCGATATCGGGAGCACGAAGGTCGAAATCTGCAGGGCGGGTTCCAAACTGCCGGCCCCGTTCAGGTTCGTGGGTAGCCACCCGATGGCGGGTTCCGAGAAGCGCACCTGCGAATTCAACGACCCCGCGATTTTCGAGAACGCCTACTGGTTTGTGTGTCCGCCCGAGGGTACTGCCGAGAATGTGTACGCGCCGCTCCTGGACCTGGTGAAGTTCCTCGGGGCCTCTGCCGTAGTGTTCCCGCCGGAGCACCACGACCGCACCATGGCGTGGGTTTCGCACATGCCCCAGATGCTCAGTTCTACTCTGGCGGCAAGCATTCCGGACCGCCTGCTCGAACACAACTACCAGCACTATGCGGGTCGCGCCTTCCGCGACATGACGCGCATTGCGGCAAGCGGGTGGGCGATGTGGCACGATATCGCGGTCACCAATCGCGACGAGACGGTGCGAGCCTTGACCGAGGTTCGCGATGGCGTGAATGCGACAATCGAGGCGATGCAGAAACTCGACGTGGTAAAGGACGGCAGGCCTGCGGGTGGTTCGTTCGATGCGACCCGCGGTTCGGTAGCCGGTGGGAAATGCGCCGACCGTTCCGATTCGCTGGAAGAAATTTTCAAGGCGGGCAACGAGGGACGTGCGAGCCTGTTCGCTCCTGGCCGGAACGCCGCTTCCGCATTTTTCGAGATTACGGTGCCGCTCAAGGACAAACCGGGCGCGCTTTTGAGCGTGTTGCATCCGCTCGCCGAAGAGGGACTAAACATCCGCGACATTGAACTCATGAAGGTCCGCGAGAACGTAGCGGGCACATTGCTGATTGCCTTCAAGACCGAGGACGAGGCCGCCCGCGCGGTCAAGCTGCTCCGTTACCTGGGTTACGAAGTTAAGGAACGATAA
- a CDS encoding chorismate mutase — translation MDSHMEIDDWRKRIDELTDTIISLLNRRAEFATEIGKLKKEKGLPVFDAAREEAVLAAVAEKAVKGGGPLPPESIVNIFRTIMEETRKVEE, via the coding sequence ATGGATTCCCACATGGAAATAGACGATTGGCGCAAGCGCATCGATGAACTCACCGATACGATTATCTCGCTTTTGAACAGGCGGGCGGAATTCGCGACCGAGATTGGTAAGCTCAAGAAAGAGAAGGGCCTGCCGGTATTCGACGCTGCCCGCGAAGAGGCGGTGCTAGCCGCTGTCGCCGAGAAGGCGGTAAAGGGGGGTGGACCGCTCCCGCCGGAATCTATCGTGAATATTTTCCGCACGATTATGGAAGAGACCCGCAAGGTGGAGGAATGA
- a CDS encoding family 16 glycosylhydrolase, whose amino-acid sequence MSILKTLTTGTLAVLAMASTLSAKDFSGAELYTNEEYTYGKFEARMKMAAASGTVSSMFLYQNGSEQASAQRWVEVDIEVLGKNPNSFQSNIITGKAGAQVTSEKHHNVSPAADQAFHTYGLEWTPDYVRWTLDGQEVRRTNKGDNKNQVANLIGTQGLRFNLWSSESADWVGQFDESKLPIFQFINWVKVYKYTPGQGEGGSDFTLDWTDNFDSFDGSRWGKGDWTFDGNRVDLTDKNIYSRDGMLILALTRKGQESFNGQVPKDDEPAPVSSSSVTPPPESSSSSEPFIPPMSSSSEPITAIQQVRTPQMQPKEVRGIVNAKGAHVKEINRYRVNFKY is encoded by the coding sequence ATGAGCATTCTAAAAACACTCACCACTGGAACATTGGCGGTACTAGCCATGGCATCTACCCTCAGCGCAAAAGACTTCAGCGGCGCAGAACTCTACACCAATGAAGAATACACCTACGGGAAATTCGAAGCCCGCATGAAAATGGCCGCCGCATCGGGAACCGTGAGTTCCATGTTCCTCTACCAGAACGGTTCCGAGCAAGCTTCTGCCCAGCGTTGGGTCGAAGTTGACATCGAAGTTCTCGGCAAGAACCCGAACAGTTTCCAGTCCAACATCATTACCGGCAAGGCCGGCGCACAGGTCACCAGTGAAAAGCACCATAATGTGAGCCCGGCTGCAGACCAGGCTTTCCACACCTACGGCCTCGAATGGACGCCCGATTACGTGCGTTGGACTCTCGACGGGCAAGAAGTCCGCAGGACCAACAAGGGCGACAATAAAAACCAGGTGGCGAACCTGATTGGAACCCAGGGCCTCCGCTTCAACCTGTGGTCTTCCGAAAGCGCCGATTGGGTCGGTCAGTTCGACGAATCCAAGCTCCCGATTTTCCAGTTCATCAACTGGGTCAAGGTCTACAAGTACACTCCGGGCCAGGGCGAAGGCGGCAGCGACTTCACGCTCGACTGGACAGACAATTTCGACTCGTTTGACGGTTCCCGCTGGGGCAAGGGCGACTGGACCTTCGACGGCAACCGCGTCGACCTCACCGACAAGAACATCTACTCCAGGGACGGCATGCTGATTCTTGCCCTCACCCGCAAGGGCCAGGAGTCCTTCAACGGTCAGGTCCCGAAAGACGACGAGCCCGCTCCGGTTTCTTCGAGCAGCGTGACCCCGCCGCCGGAATCCTCCAGCAGCAGCGAGCCGTTTATCCCGCCGATGTCCTCCTCCAGCGAGCCCATTACGGCCATCCAGCAGGTTCGCACCCCGCAGATGCAGCCGAAGGAAGTCCGCGGCATCGTGAACGCGAAGGGCGCCCACGTGAAGGAAATCAACCGCTACCGCGTGAACTTCAAGTACTAG